A genomic region of Raphanus sativus cultivar WK10039 chromosome 6, ASM80110v3, whole genome shotgun sequence contains the following coding sequences:
- the LOC108805826 gene encoding probable protein phosphatase 2C 80: protein MSATALSRLNPISQFGFQAAAKSSNKSFFFSLSAAQRRLFSDSGRRLRGGAMATSGSLPVFRDAACLDDLFTSCANNGLDFAKKPSTPGGGVALFTAASMRLGRKRREQFKNRLVCRYSSIDPLDKTPSLFGGLSKTIHTSTVCFSAHELSTSQDSELSPTTTTSLKCLKLVSGSYYLPHPEKEATGGEDAHFICEEEQAIGVADGVGGWAEVGVNAGLFSRELMSYSVSAIRELAKGSFIDPLLVLEKAHSQTKAQGSSTACIIALTDKGLHAINLGDSGFTVVREGTTVFQSPVQQHGFNFTYQLGTGDSGGDMPRSGQVFVIDVEAGDVIVAGTDGVYDNLYNEDITGVVVSSVRAGLDPKATAQKIGDLARARALDKKRQSPFADAAQEAGYRFYGGKLDDITAVVSYVTPA from the exons ATGTCAGCGACTGCTCTCTCAAGATTAAACCCTATTTCTCAATTTGGGTTTCAAGCAGCTGCAAAAAGCAGCAACaagagcttcttcttctccctttcCGCTGCTCAAAGGAGATTGTTTTCTGATTCCGGAAGGAGACTACGAGGAGGAGCCATGGCTACTTCTGGTTCTTTGCCAGTGTTTCGGGACGCCGCCTGCTTGGACGATTTGTTCACATCTTGTGCTAATAACGGTTTAGACTTCGCTAAGAAGCCTTCAACTCCCGGTGGTGGCGTTGCCCTCTTCACTGCTGCTAGCATGAGACTCGGGAGGAAGAGGAGAGAGCAGTTCAAGAACAGATTGGTCTGTCGCTATTCCAGCATTGATCCCCTCGACAAGACTCCTTCCCTCTTTGGGGGTTTGTCCAAGACCATTCATACCTCTACTGTCTGTTTCTCGGCTCATGAGCTCTCTACTTCTCAAGACTCTGAGCTTTCACCAACTACTACCACATCTCTTAA GTGTTTGAAGCTGGTGTCTGGTTCCTATTATCTCCCACATCCTGAGAAAGAAGCTACAGGCGGAGAAGACGCTCACTTTATCTGCGAGGAGGAACAAGCTATCGGTGTTGCTGATGGTGTTGGCGGTTGGGCTGAAGTCGGTGTCAACGCTGGCTTGTTCTCTCGCGAACTCATGTCTTACTCTGTATCAGCCATTCGAGAACTGGCTAAGGGTTCTTTTATTGACCCGTTGTTGGTTTTAGAGAAAGCGCATTCTCAAACCAAAGCTCAAGGCTCCTCCACTGCTTGTATCATCGCTTTGACAGACAag GGACTACACGCTATTAATCTCGGAGACAGTGGATTCACGGTGGTTAGAGAAGGGACCACGGTGTTTCAGTCACCTGTTCAGCAGCACGGGTTCAACTTTACTTATCAATTAGGGACTGGAGACAGTGGTGGCGATATGCCTCGCTCCGGTCAG GTTTTCGTGATAGATGTGGAGGCTGGAGACGTGATTGTGGCGGGAACGGACGGTGTGTATGACAATCTATACAACGAAGACATCACAGGAGTGGTGGTTAGCTCGGTCAGAGCTGGACTTGACCCGAAAGCCACGGCTCAGAAGATTGGGGATTTGGCACGTGCGAGAGCGTTGGACAAGAAACGTCAGAGTCCTTTCGCGGACGCGGCTCAGGAGGCTGGATACAGGTTTTACGGAGGAAAGCTTGATGACATCACCGCCGTCGTCTCTTACGTTACACCAGCTTAA